The following are from one region of the Blastocatellia bacterium genome:
- a CDS encoding Rne/Rng family ribonuclease, translated as MAKEMIISSNRFERKIAILEDGVLVEYYVERAGESEGIVGNIYKGRVTRVLPGMQSAFVDIGLDRDAFLYVSDVFDIEDMEVEFEPAGEAERASASGRTPPSTEPSFADVEQIIEALAETKPSRPARRRRVEEPSEEALTEEIADLVESITADLPPPGGEPAGEEEKEVASEVDLKDAIVEEKIIEAIHQEEALIEPTEDVVESEHRIGSFSLPLTSGTKRRRIVDDAPAMTPESVEELAPSPAESSEEMDARSVETQPPSSEGVPPPSEGPQPPTSVEVMEHAGGTVSALSAEEGEGVAPPEEAGSDKPAESAAEDPEPPLPDADASLRYSYKPRAEMANRRRSRRRRHTAAVAEAEPDPVRNEPKGEPTITELLKEGQEILVQIAKEPIGNKGARVTTHIALPGRYLVYMPTSEHVGVSRRITSAAERARLRRLITELKNRERVVGGLIVRTAAEGCSEADLLSDLQYLAHTWNDIRQRAERTKAPALLHRDLDLVERILRDRLSSDFTAIRVDDEEDYTRIVDFVSRFQPKLLNRVKLHTRETPIFEEYGVQAEIEKSIRPRVWLKSGGYIVINQTEALVAIDVNTGKFVGRTSRFEDTITRTNIEAAREIARQIRVRDLGGIIVLDFIDMEERKNRQKVMQVLEEELRKDRAPTKILQFNDFGLVAITRKRVKQSLERTLCEPCPYCHGSGLVKSPQTICLEILEEARRLAMAGERVDGGEALLRVHPEVGRLLRERYAAILHEIEAYLGGPVTIKTDPLLHQEQFDIAIV; from the coding sequence ATGGCCAAGGAAATGATCATCAGTTCCAACCGTTTTGAGAGGAAAATTGCCATCCTCGAGGATGGCGTGCTCGTCGAATATTACGTCGAACGAGCGGGAGAATCCGAAGGAATTGTGGGAAACATCTACAAGGGACGAGTGACGCGCGTTCTCCCGGGGATGCAATCAGCCTTCGTGGACATCGGTCTGGACCGCGATGCCTTCCTCTACGTCTCGGATGTTTTCGATATCGAGGACATGGAGGTGGAATTCGAGCCCGCGGGGGAAGCAGAACGAGCCTCCGCTTCCGGCAGAACACCTCCCTCGACCGAACCCAGCTTCGCCGATGTCGAGCAAATCATCGAGGCGCTGGCTGAAACCAAACCCTCGCGCCCGGCCCGTCGCCGCCGTGTCGAGGAGCCTTCTGAAGAAGCCCTCACCGAGGAGATCGCCGACCTCGTCGAAAGCATTACGGCAGACCTTCCGCCCCCGGGCGGAGAGCCTGCCGGTGAGGAAGAAAAGGAAGTCGCCTCCGAAGTGGATTTGAAGGATGCGATCGTCGAGGAGAAAATCATCGAAGCGATCCATCAGGAAGAAGCCCTCATCGAGCCCACGGAGGACGTCGTGGAGTCGGAGCATCGCATCGGTTCGTTCTCGCTCCCGTTGACCTCGGGGACAAAACGGCGGCGGATCGTGGACGATGCTCCGGCGATGACTCCGGAATCCGTTGAAGAACTCGCGCCATCTCCGGCGGAATCCTCCGAGGAGATGGACGCCCGATCGGTGGAAACTCAACCGCCCTCCTCCGAAGGCGTTCCTCCACCGTCGGAGGGCCCCCAACCGCCGACGTCCGTGGAAGTGATGGAGCATGCTGGCGGGACCGTCAGCGCCCTCTCCGCCGAAGAGGGTGAAGGCGTCGCCCCGCCGGAAGAGGCCGGGTCTGACAAGCCGGCGGAGTCGGCGGCGGAGGACCCGGAGCCTCCTCTGCCGGATGCCGACGCCTCGCTTCGTTACTCCTACAAACCTCGCGCGGAAATGGCCAATCGGCGACGATCCCGGCGACGGCGCCACACGGCCGCGGTGGCCGAAGCGGAGCCGGACCCGGTGCGAAACGAACCGAAAGGCGAACCGACCATCACCGAACTCCTCAAAGAGGGCCAGGAAATCCTCGTCCAGATCGCCAAGGAGCCCATTGGTAACAAAGGGGCCCGCGTGACCACGCACATCGCTTTACCGGGGCGTTACCTCGTCTACATGCCCACTTCCGAACACGTCGGCGTTTCCCGACGAATCACGTCGGCGGCCGAGCGCGCCCGACTGCGTCGGCTCATCACCGAACTGAAAAATAGAGAGCGCGTCGTGGGCGGGCTCATCGTGCGCACCGCCGCCGAGGGATGCAGCGAGGCCGACCTTCTCAGCGATCTTCAATATCTGGCTCACACCTGGAACGACATCCGTCAACGGGCCGAGCGCACGAAGGCTCCGGCCCTGCTGCATCGCGATCTCGATCTGGTCGAACGCATTCTCCGGGATCGGCTGTCGAGCGATTTCACCGCCATCCGCGTGGATGATGAGGAAGATTATACGCGGATTGTTGACTTCGTCTCCCGTTTCCAGCCCAAGCTCCTCAATCGCGTCAAGCTCCATACGCGCGAGACGCCCATCTTCGAGGAGTACGGCGTGCAGGCCGAAATCGAAAAGAGCATCCGCCCGCGCGTCTGGCTCAAGTCCGGCGGCTACATCGTCATCAATCAAACGGAGGCGCTTGTAGCCATTGATGTCAATACCGGCAAGTTCGTCGGTCGCACCAGCCGGTTCGAGGATACGATCACCCGCACCAATATCGAAGCCGCCCGCGAGATCGCCCGACAAATCCGCGTGCGGGACCTCGGCGGAATCATCGTGCTCGACTTCATTGATATGGAAGAGCGCAAGAACCGCCAGAAGGTCATGCAGGTGCTCGAGGAGGAACTGCGGAAGGATCGCGCTCCGACCAAGATTCTTCAGTTTAACGATTTCGGCCTGGTGGCCATCACCCGGAAACGGGTCAAGCAGAGTCTGGAGCGGACGCTCTGCGAGCCCTGCCCCTACTGTCATGGCAGCGGCCTGGTGAAATCGCCTCAAACCATCTGTCTGGAAATCCTGGAAGAAGCACGACGCCTGGCCATGGCCGGCGAGCGCGTGGATGGCGGAGAAGCCCTGCTGCGAGTTCATCCCGAAGTCGGTCGCCTGCTGCGAGAGCGATACGCCGCCATCTTGCACGAGATCGAGGCTTATCTTGGTGGGCCGGTGACGATCAAGACCGATCCGCTCCTGCATCAGGAGCAATTCGACATCGCCATCGTGTAG